CACCTTGCCGTCCACGGTCAGCGTGAAATGCACGCCCAAAAAAGGATTGGCCAGGTTGGGCACGGGGTAGATGTGGGTGGCCAGCGGCGGCGCATCCGGCGCGGCATAGAGGTAAAGCCCCTTGAAGGGCAGCAGGTGGTAGTTTCGGGAAAAGCCGAAATCCTTGGCGATGGTGTCGGCATGCAGCCCGGCGGCGTTGACGACATAGCCGGGGGCATAGGTGGCCGCGCTCGTGCGCACGTCGCAGCCGGAGCGTCCCAGGTAGCGCACGCCGGTTTCGATGGCCACCCCGGCCTCGCGCGCGGCGGCGGCCATGGCCCGAAGCACTTGCAAGGGGTCGATGGACGCCGTGGTCGGGGAAAAAAGCGCCGCCCCGCAGGTTTTGACCCGCGGCTCGATGGCCCGGGCCTCCCTGGAAGTGATGCGCGAAAGTTCCACCCCGTTTTGTTTGCCGCGCGCCAGCAGCGTGTCCAGGACCGGCACCTCGGCCTCGTTTTTGGCCACCACCAGCTTGCCGCAGGATCGTACCGGCAAGCCCCGCTCGGCGCAAAAGGCCTTGAGCGCCGCGTTGCCTTCCCGGGTGAACCGGGCCTTGAGGCTGTCGGCGGTATAATAGAAGCCGGCATGGATGACGCCGCTGTTGCGGCCGCTGGCATGGGCGCCGATGTCCGGCTCTTTTTCGAGGACCGTGACGGAAGCGCCGGGATGGCGCGCCGCCAGCTCGCGGGCGATGGAGATGCCGACGACGCCGGCGCCGATAACCAGGAAATCGGGGGTGGTGGAAGAAGGCATCATGCGAGGAACTCCGGGTGCGGAACAAAAAAAGGGCCCACGTCCTT
The sequence above is drawn from the Solidesulfovibrio fructosivorans JJ] genome and encodes:
- the lhgO gene encoding L-2-hydroxyglutarate oxidase; the protein is MMPSSTTPDFLVIGAGVVGISIARELAARHPGASVTVLEKEPDIGAHASGRNSGVIHAGFYYTADSLKARFTREGNAALKAFCAERGLPVRSCGKLVVAKNEAEVPVLDTLLARGKQNGVELSRITSREARAIEPRVKTCGAALFSPTTASIDPLQVLRAMAAAAREAGVAIETGVRYLGRSGCDVRTSAATYAPGYVVNAAGLHADTIAKDFGFSRNYHLLPFKGLYLYAAPDAPPLATHIYPVPNLANPFLGVHFTLTVDGKVKIGPTAIPCFWREQYGWLSNFDFGECREIVGRELSLFAGADFDFRRLAAEELRKQFRPYIVGLAGELATGVRVSDYRKWGRPGIRAQLVDAARRKLVMDFVIEGDARSLHVLNAVSPAFTCSIPFARHVADRIEAASR